The genomic interval AATGGTACGTTATGCTTTCCAACATGACTCACCTGTCATGCCTATTGCTTCACAGCTTTGATATTTCATAATTTGTCTCTAGTTGCTAATAGCTTCAGATGTTCTTTTTTGGCATGTGTTGGTTTTGTGTTGAGCATTTTTGGTATTTGAACGTGTTGCTTAGAGGTGTTGATGCGACAGGTTTTGCTTGGAACAGCCATCTGAATCACAGCGAACTGTCTCTTAAGTCTATTTGTGCTCTGGGATTTGTTTGGTTGGCGTTATTGTCGTTGGTAACTACTGGCTAGACCTGAAGACTCATAATAGACCATCTTTGAGATGGCTGGTTTTCTTTACACTGTTTGATTAACCTGTATCTGTGCTTGCTGCCTTTTTACTGCACATTATTGCAAAGTATTCTGATTTGAAATACACCTGATGACTTTTTAGAGCCAGAGACAGAAGTAATCATAATGCAAATGTTATCATTACAATGATGGTAACAGCTTGATGAGCACTACTTGATTGTCTGTGCAGAATTGCTTTAGAGGAGAAaagttttctgttattttaatcagaaaacacagtttgtatatatacacactctatttgtgtttgtgccctGTTGTCACCTTGGTGAATTATTCAGATCAGTAAAATAATCTGCTCACTGCTTGATGCGCAAactgtaatgtgtaatgtgtttgtttgtctgtttttgttaatgCAGCAAAATGAGGTGACAGACAGTGCGTACCTGGGCTCCGAGAGCACTTACAGTGAGTGTGAGACCTTCACCGATGAGGACACGGGGGCCCTCGTACCCCCCGAGATGCATGAGGAAGTGGAGACGGACAGCGGCATTGAGGCCACGCTGCACGACCCTGAAGATGGCGGAAATAGGTCGGTATAGATTTCCCAGTGTGCACAAGATTACAATATCCCACTGCACATAGTTAAGTTTGGCCAATATGCTCATATGTCCTGGATTCATATTAGTGTTCTGCTCTGTGTGGGGCGCTGGGAAGGCGAATTGTGACCCTGAATGACTTTTGTGATACATCATCAGTTGTAATCTACTTGTCATGAGATCAACGTCATAATGCTGTTCCGAATCGCTGCTGGCTACAGAATTTACCATAAATGTGTGTCAAATCTCCAGCTAAGGGTTAGCCCTGGAGATGCCCTGCACTGACCTTTCACACAGATCACGTGGTTTGTGAGTGTTGACCGCCCGACGCTGGATCACTTTGGTTCTATTTAGGTCACCAGACAGGCAGATTAAACCGAGGCAATAGGCAGCTACCACTATATTTACCTTAAATACCTCTAGATACACCAGTAGGTAGAAAGTCAGTTAAACATACTGCATCTTactcttcttctgtgtgttgTTTCCTCCGTTCTTTTCAAATAAGTGCAGCTCCTCATGTCCTCGTATTGCAACAGGCAGTTTGAGGCAAACATGTTTTCTGGAGGTCTGAAAGCTCATTCTGAGATAACTTGAAATGTGGACAGTGTGAGCTCCCGAGACCTTGAACACAGGAAAAACCTTCCACCATTCTCTGCCCAGGTCTTTGTGTCTGAGTGGATCATTATTCGTGCTGgcagaaaagagacagagatctGCTCATCCTCTCTAAAGTCTCAGTTAATGGCATGTACTTTTCATGATCACAGTGAGTGAAATATTATTAACCCCTGGACAGcttgatgtgtttttcagaaaccACAACGGTTCTTCTTATGGTTTTAACGGTTTTCATTTCTCAGAGTCAGATTATTTTACTCTTTCCCTATAATGTTAAGTGGAGGTTAATCTAATTAACTGCACTGGAAAGTCCCTCGTTGTCCAAGCCCCCATCAACACCAGCACTGCCTGCTTACTGACTACTGCATTAGGAAAATTGTCCAAATGGTCTGATGTATTGAGTTTCTCCTACTGACACACAGCTGTCGGTCTGTTTCACAAGTCCTTTGAAAATGGGTTGCCagtattatgagtattatttAGTATTGAGTCTTTGGAATAGTAATTTATCCATTTAAATTCTACCATACTAGACAAAGGAGCACCACAGTGAACTACATTTGATAACAAATAAGTGAGTCATTTTGGACCAGAAACACAGTATCAAGCTGTCATCCATTAGGCTCTGTTCAGACTCCAGCCCAAAGTGGcccaaatcagatttttttttgttatattgtatatgtatacaGGTAGTTGCAGCAGATGAGGTCCATGTGCCTGTACATGCATGTTCTTGTTGATAAAGTGCTAGGGGCAAACACAAGGGAGGAAGTGCAGAGAACTGAGGCCTTATCTGCTGACGCTGTGACCCGTCTGTCCGGCTTGGTGGCAGCTCAGAGTGTTCTCCCTGACAGGGATGTGTTTTGACTTCCTTTTCCATGATTGAGCCTTGAattccaggaagtgttgagttagctctttttttctctctgtgttgtggGCAAAACTCATTCTCTCCCCTCCACTTATTCATACCATTGCCCTCCTTTGTCCACTGCTGACAGGAACAACAacactatgaccttttataTTCTGTTTGCCATTAATTTGGAGACTCATCACTAACTCAGCTGCCTGTTAATGGAGATaagtttttatgaaaaaatatgGGCATGTTTCTCATGCCCAAACTTTTAAGGAGTTTTCCAAGTCACAAACAAATGTGCTACTTACAGTGATTCCATGTTGACTATgagtaaatgcaacaaaaagGTCAATAAGTAAACTGAGATTTTGTCATGTGTTAGCCCGGCTTACTTTAGCCATATTCAGGGTAGGAGTATATGCACTGGACTGGGGATTAAGGCTCTAACAGGATTAGcctcccccaccctcctccgTCTTACCCGTGTCCCCACACACATTTGACACTTGGACGGTCAGCAGGACTGTCTGTTGGCCGTTACTTAGCCTCAAATCTGATTAACCCAATCTCAGTCCACCCTTTCTGGTACAGCCTCAGATCTTTCTGGTGGCACGGACGATCCAACATCAGTCATGTGGCACTGATTGGCAGCTCACTAGAACCAGAGACTTTGCAATTTTTCCCGAAAGCAgacccttttgtttttctccaaactggagagttgtggttttgtttttaaatcggTGTAACCTGTAAAACTTCAGAATTCCACTTTGGTTGTCTGGTGTTTTGACTCCAGTTGCTCCACGGCGTTCACGCCAGGGCAGTGGAGGGCGTTCAAAGATGCGTTCTCTTTCTTCGCCATCCATCTGTGTAAGGGACCTCAATATGGGGCCAAGTAGTAAGAGCCTGAGTAAAGGGTAAGTGACTCCAAAATGTGGCTGTTTATGTAACCAGTTGACCTGCTGTAGCTGAAACTGCATTGTTGTCTGCTTAGAAGACGCTGATGATGACAAATTGTCTTTGCAGCAAACTgcttttttatgtgaaacagtaaatgttttgAGGTTTTAACACTGTGAATCAAGGTGAAGCTTTAGCTCTGAGTTGGACCGATGACTATCATTTGTCTTGTAAACAAGCAAAATGGGTTTTGTCATTGTGTGCTGAGAAGGCAAGCTTTTCTGCTGATTTGGACATCCTCGTCCTGTGTGTGCTTCAGACTCGAACATATCCTGTTGGACAACAGGAAAGGCCAGCTTTCCAGCTTTCCTGGAAAATGAGTATCAAAGAATGTATTTACTGAATCTTCCAGATCTACCCAGTAGAGTTTTGttaatttatgtaaaatagCCAACTaattataaaagtcatagataCAGCCCTTTCTGTCAGCACactaaataacatattttacgCTTCACCCATAATCCCACAAACTACCATAGGGTTCCTCTCACATGTGCCCCATCATGGTTTAGCGTCACCAGCAAGGCACAAAGCATTTTGTTTCAGCCAAAGCAGACTCTGGGATTAATTTGAATTAACAGATTACCTTTTGAAGACAAGTGATCGTCGAATTTGTCCAGATTGCTGCATCTTCCTGGGGGAAGATTAATTGTAGTTTGGGATTTACAGAAGGCTCCAGTCATTTCCAGGCTTCAGGGTCCAACACACCAACAACTTGTTATCCAGACAGTATTTTAGTCAAGTAGCATAGcatgtctgttttctttgaatGAAGTCAAAAAGATGagccttgtttgttttgtctgacattGTGGTTTTGTAAATGGATGGCTATGTGGCTGTTTATACCCAGTTAGATATCCATTTTTATCCTGTGTAAACTTGACACATTTCCCTCTATTTTTGGCTACGATCTTTATTTAACTATGCTGTTGTTGTATACACAagcgaacacacacactaacactaatCCTTTCTTATGTGCCCCTCAGATTTTCCCTGAACTCTGAGCTACATAACCACTCACTGGTGGCGGTAATCGGTGGAGAGGAAGAGCACTTCGAGGACTTTGGGGAAAGTAACACCTCAGAGTTGCTCCTGGAGAGCAGCATAGAGGGGACGGAGGGGGAGGGCGACTCCCCTCTCCCGCAGACACCTGAGCAGCTCAATGGCTCCTCACTGCTCTCTCCCAGGTATGAGCTTGTCTTCCCTACACAACTAGACCAGAATACCTCTGACAAAGAcaattttccactttttcacaCGTTGAACTCTAATGACTTCTAACATGAAGTCATTTTGCCTGAAGATTATTTAACCAATGTGGATATCAATATAACTTTCGCCAGAGTTTCTTTTTATAACCCCTTCCTGATAAGAGGTGTGACAGTGATACATACTCAGCTGTTCTGTCCAGGTTTTAAAGCCCTTATTTACGTTCCTTAgagaaaatgtttctctttcaaCAAAGACACTGAGGTCAAACAATGATAAGAGCTATCTGGAGACGTCCTTCCCACCCTTATCTGCCTCCGTTCCTGCCGAAGGAGGAACATAAATGAACTGTAAACAAAGTTCACTCCGTCATACTTACTCTCACTGTTGGCTAAATCCTGCTCTTAAACTGTGCCTCCTTTCATTTGGCCTTGTGAGATCCAATACTGAGTAAATGTTTTGCACCTACAAAGTAAGTTAAGTAAGCCAAGTCTTCTGGGACGGATAGCAGGTCgatgttttgttgcactgtaCAGACGGAGGATCTAACAAGCTTTGCCTCCGGGCTGCAGTCATACAGATACAAGTAGACTTTAACAGCGGGACATGTTtgacaaacatgaaaatacagcCACATttctgcacatacacacacttctcaCTATGGAACtactcatttgtttttctagCCTTTTCCCAGTcatctttttcctccctcctcctcctctgttttcatCAGAGACTAAAAGCCGGATAATATGATGGTGTAATTCCCACTTGGGTGATATTTCTCTGATTTGCGTTGCCAGGAAGCTCTTAACAAATAACTGCTGCCCTGTTTTTGTAGCCCATTACCAATATGGAAATAAGCTTGTTTCACTGGAGTggcaataatagtaataacagaGGTACAACCTTGCTGTTAATGATTTTTTGCAATATGTTTGTTAGATTTTATGGATACATCAAGTAAAAAAGGATACAAATAGATGTTGATCATGAATCCTCAAATTATGGTTgtgaaccaaaaataaataattaatgaaatCCAGTCAGTGAATTACATGCAGTATGTGAACGATTACATGCCATCCAAGTTGGTGGAGgttaggcaaaaaaaataaaatgcattttttttaactgcatcCCACAAACTTCACCCACTCAGACTGAATGCGTCACCGTGTTTTGAGCCAATCACGCTCATTGTTGGCACATGTAGCAGTGCTGCCTACACACACCCCCACATGTATCTATCTACATATCACAGCGCTTTGACTacgcatacacacactgctAAGGGGGGGCCCTCTCAGTCTGTTCTTCAAAAAGACACACAGCCCTCTAAGCATTATTTAACAAAGTCATCCTTCACTCTGTAAACGGCTCAGTACAACAGCGCATACGACCATCAAGTGACACTCGCTCACAGTCTGCCACGCCATGTTTCTGCCTACGTAGGAACCTTTGCCAGTGTTGCATAATTCAGACCTGACTCGCTCCCTGAATGAACAATCAGCTGGCTGAGGTGATGTGAGGAGAGGGTACAGACTCCTAACAGTGAAATAATCAGCTCTGTGGTTCATTAATTTGTTTGCTGGAGAACTTATgtggttttgatttttttaaccattttgtAGGTGTTCTAATCTCACAGCAAAGATGGTTTATGGCTGATAAAACAAGCACTGAAGAGAGATCAACACATTCCTGCTCTGAGAATGTTATGTCTCCTTACACTGCCCAGAAACAAAATCAAAGCCACACTGCAGCCTCTCTCACGTCACACTCCCAGTTGTATTCCTCACACTTTACTCTTTCAAACTCTCCTGTGGATCTCACTAACACCTCCTTCACCCCCAGAGGTGTTCCTGTCCCACCTTCAGTGCACCCCTTCTTGTCCTTCACTcaccacttcctcctcctcttcctccctgtttCCTCTTTCCAGTGCACCTGCTCCTCTCCCTGACTGCTTTCAGAGCTTCCTCAGGGAGGAGGCGCTGGACTTTTTCTGTAGCCAGTGTCACAAACAAATAAGTCGTCTCGAGGACCTCTCCACACGCCTCAATTTCCTAGAGATGACTAGGTAAAGCGTCATTCACAACCCACTCCGGCTTCAagctgtgtgactgtgtgttgcAGTGCTGATTGGTAACATGCATGTAATGATAATGTGTGCATGCTGTGTTGGACTGGCATGGTGCTTGTTACTGATTATACTCTCACACATTCATTATGGTTTATTTTGTGGGTGTTTTTTAAGCCCACTGTTCCCAAACCTCTCTTATGTGTGTGAGTTGCAGTGTgttaatatttcacatttagAATTTATTGATGGAAAAACTTGCTTAAGTTATTTCAGTAGCCAGCTCATTCTCATTGTTACCAtctgtacaaatatatatatatatattataaacattttGCTCATCTGGAAATAAGCTGAATAATTTGATTgtagaaatatgaaataatactCCTAGGTATCACAGGTGAGTGGTGTCCAGTATTTTCTGCTCTTCATGTCATTGTCCTCCTACTCCATTTGAGTTGTTGCAGAATGATTGTTAGTAGTGGAGTAAAGATTTCCAAAGAGCTGATCCATGAGTACTGACCAGTAGCTCTATTACAGAAACTTGGTAATACTGAAATCCTATTTGATCCTATTTGCAATAAGGCATTATTCTGAGCTTTAGAATTCACTTCCAGGAATAAAACCTAAAACTCCCATTTTaggttttattttaagtatCTGTAATACTGTCACTGCCAGGTCAAACCTGATCCTAAATCAGCACTTGTCAGACTGTTAATAAAcgctgctgtttttgtgttggATTGCTGTGATGTGTTAATATCTTGTTGCTTTAGTTTCAACAAAACTGATTTGTCAGTAAAGCACCACttcaaaatgtcctttttttctgtggggCTCCTCTGCCAGCAGAGATAGGGTCGGGGGTTAGATAGGACGAATACCAGGAGATGCTATCTCTTTCCTTtatcctttctctcttcctgacACTTTTTCCCTGTTGCTCTGTCTCCCCATCCAGTGCTGGAAAGAGGCTGTCCAGCAAGAAAGTAGCAAGGTAATCCAAACAGTTACTCTAGTTTCAGTATGTCTTTATTTCTACTATGATTGTTAAAGAGCAATATTACAAAAActgtttgattgacattttTTCCTGTCCATGTGCAGACATCTCCTCCAGAACAGCTCCATGACTCTGGATACCATGAGCGACTTGACGCGGGACATCCTGGAGCTCGCTGATAACGACATCACAGACAAGGTGAGCTCATCTGTCAAAGAACTGATGAAGCTTTTTCAGCAACACCTGCTTTTACATATCCCTCTGGTTACGCACATTCAAAACGTGTGAGCTGCCAGTTTCCACCTGATTACAGTAGTTGTTAAAGGAAGAAGGATGATTTCAAAATGGCAGACTAAACAGATACATTAGTATTGTTAATGCATTATAGTTGACTACTCTTACAAGACATTTTGATGTCAGTGTCACCAACATTCAAACGTGCACTTTTCTTAGGTGCTCCTCCTTGAGCGTCGAGTGGCGGAGCTTGAAAAGGAGTCGGAGTCATCGGGGGAGCAGCATACGCGGCTGCGCCAGGAGAACCTTCACCTGGTGCACCGGGCCAATGCCttggaggagcagctgaaggaGCAGGAGGTCCAGGCTGACGAGCAACTGCAGCAGGAGACGCGTCGTCACAAGGAGGCCCTGATCAAGCTcgagagggagagggggctggAGCTGGAAAACCTGCAGGCCAGGTGAGCAGAAGAGAAAAGACTGGTCTTAGAATATCTATggctaaatatatttattgactgTTGAACAGATTTCATTTTCCTGTATAAAGTCTGCACAGGCAACCTGGTTAATTGCACACAGGTTTGTACGTGTGTATTATATTGATGAGATAGAAATATACAACAAAAGATCTGATCTAGTTGCCACCAGCTATTTCGATGTTTTTGATATGTTGTGATCATTTTTACTGGATATTTACATCAAAatcagtcagtgtttgtttgatacTGTGAGAAGTTTGTActtttgttgtgtgttattttaaaactcACGTGGTCACTGTGACGCCAGTGGCTCTACACTGCCACCCTCTGGCACAAATCTGCCACTGAATATAAGCTGTTTCCCTGTGGGATTGCATCCTTTAATCTCAACAAGCAGTGTCGCTGTTCACTTTGTGCCTCTAATGTAGGATTCCGACGTggatttgtgtctgtttttcaggctgcagcagctggacGAGGAGAACAGTGAGCTGAGGTCATGTGTTCCTTGTCTGCGAGCCAACATAGAGAGACTAGAGGAGGTGAGAGCAACAATATCTATACCCAAGTCATCTATTGGTTTGTTTTGCCTTTGATATTCCATTTTTTTACTAGTCTTAACACTCCTCTTCATcctaccttttgttttttgtttttatcgtCCAGGAGAAGAGGAAGCTGCAGGATGAGACGGAGGCTATGTCTGACAAGTTGCAGGAGGAAACGGAGTCCCGCAGGAAGATGGCTGACAAGCTGAGCCATGAACGCCACCAGAGCCAGAAGGAGAAGGAGTGCACTCAGGAGGTGGGACTGGTTTCtctatatacaaaataaacatcactCTGCgtacaaaatattacaacacaGTTTTTTGTCATGGGTCAAATGTTCCTGGCCAAAATAACCAAGTGTTTTTGTCACCCCTTATTTTATAAGATCCCTAATAACTTAACTAACTGGTGTCTCTTGATTTATTTGCCCCACAGCTCATTGAAGACTTGCGTAAACAGCTCGAGCACCTACAGCTCTACAAGCTGGAGGCTGAAGCAAAGAGGGGACGCACACCTGGCGCAGGGCTACAAGAATATCAGACACGGACCCGCGAGGCCGAGCTGGAGCAAGAGATAAAACGACTTAAACAGGTAGCACACACATTCTGAGTGAGCTCAATATCCCGCCGTGTTTGGAAATGGACGAATGATTTAGAATCAGGCCTGTACCGcttcttcttattttttgttacatttgactTAATCTCTCCAGGACAACCGCAGCCTGAAGGAGCAGAACGATGAGTTAAACGGCCAGATCATCAACCTGAGCATCCAGGGAGCCAAGAACTTAATGTCGGCCTCCTTCTCGGACTCCCTGGCAGCTGAGATCAACAATGTGTCTCGCGTAGAGGTAGGTTTTGGAAAACGGGAAAGAATTTGTGAAACATATTCCTTGTGGATCCAACTAAGTGTTGTTCTGTGACTCCGTTTTCCCTTTAATCTCCACTGTCTgctctgttcctctgtctctAGTTGATGGAGGCCGTCCACAAACAGGAGGAGATCAACTACAGACTCCAGGACTACATTGACAAAATAATCGTGGCCATCATGGAGTGCAACCCCTCTATCCTGGAGGTCAAATAGACAACATGCAGCCAGGTGGCCGTGCACAGTGACTCTTAAGGCTGTTAAAAATACCAGAGACTTGGCTCAAAGAAAACTACCAGGAGTGGATGTGAAAATCATTTTGgtaggaaaaacaacaacaacgcacTCAACTCATCCAGCTTCCCCCCCAAAACAAGGATTTAACATTTCGAAGGAGTCCATGGCTGTCAGTGAAAATAAGCAATTTTCAGTTAGATATCCCTTGAGTCTGTGCTTAtttgtgagtgtatgtgttAACCCTTCTGAATACACTTGGGTTCTGGTGACCTCCATGTATTTGGCTTGAGGGACCTGAGTCTCCCTTGttgagtgagtgaatgtgttaatgtgtgcaAGAGGTCAGTAtcataaacagtaaaaaaaaaaaaaaaaaaaaaaaatcttcccaTCCCTTCcccaataaaacaaagtgtcaATGTTTGattgagctaaaaaaaaaacacaatcagacAATTCTACAGAACCGAAAGGCCTTAAATGAAAGGTGATCCAagtattccattttattttactgggATGGTGGCGGTATGTGGGCTGTGATCTCCTGAACCAGGCTGAATCGTGTTTCAATCTAAGGTGAGAAAGCCGTATGAAGCACTGGGCAGGAGAGTGGAGCAGCAGTTTCCTCTTTTCAATTAgtctttaatgtgtttaaagctTGCGGTGCTGCCTACCAGTCCATATAACAGTTTGTAATTTAACCAAGTTCAACTGTCTTTCCAGTGAACCCAAGTGAGGGACGTTTCTAGGAGTCGAGAATGAGAAATGCCCGGagggttttttgtgtgtgtgtgtgtgtgtgtgtgtgaggtgtttGACATTTccgatttgtttatttttgcgCAGTGTAGcttaaaaggttttaaaaagctTGGTGACACTAACGAGTAATATAAGCTTCAATGTCCCAAATGAAGGAACTGGGCGGTTAATAATTTGCTCCAtctcatttttttgtttttacaatgaaACAGGGTCCAGGAGCTCAGGTGGGCTGGAAACCTCAAGTGGAAAGAATACATTTCCCATCACTCCCCggccaaaaatattaaataactcAAGCTGATCTCACTAAATGTAGACTGGGTGCTCTAACTGACAAATTACTTGCTCATACTGAAACTTGATCCAAGCATGAAGGGAAACTGATGAGTGATTCTGGGAATtgtagttatgttttttttttttagtacagCCCACCTGACTCCAGTGTTCTCTTGCTGAGTGAAAGTAATGGGGAGCAAGCTTATCCAGGTAaccagccctttttttttttttttttttgcgccgCACAATTGATTTATTGTCGGTAAAAATGTTATTGAGActgaaaaaaactgacatttgacAAGTTGTATGTGAATAATCAAATGGTTGTACTTTGCActaagttttgttttgatttcattattgttttgttgatatgaaaaaaactgttattctGAAGGGATCAAATCAAAAATGATAATAGCTTTGAAGCCCGTCTGATTTTTAAGTCATATTGAATTGGAAATATTCCAGAATACTACAAACTACATTTTGCAGCCATGTCTTAAGATGAGTTAAAATTTCAGTTACATATCGTTTTATCAGCCATCAGCCGTTCAGATGAGCTTTCTTTGCTGGCTATTGGccagttttattgttttccagACCAGATATATATAATACTGAAGAGATATGGCAGAATAGTGGCAATAATTGCTTGGCAAGAAAATGGACATTGGTGGAGGGCAGATGAAACAAATCTGCTCTTTACTTCCTCTGCTAAAGCAACATCTGCTTTTTCGAAGATTTACGGACTGATTTTGGACTGATGCCGTTCTTATCGGTACCGCACAGCCGTCACTTTTGGACTTTGGACTCAGAAACTGGGAATAAGACAGCTACCAGACATCTTGACGGATATCTAGTTGAAGGGTATTCGTGGAAATGGTTTTCGTCCAACAGCATGGCATTCTGCACCAATATGCTAAGAAGAATTCCCATTTTTCACCCTGTTCACATCTATGACACTGCTCTTCTTCACCTGCCACTCCATGGAAAAATGGCCTTGGATGTAAATGACTTGTACATGTAAAGTTTTTTCTACACTCATTCTAGATTCTAGGTATTTTTATAGTTGgaggaaaaagaacatttcatcTTCTTGTCTTATGCTGAGAGACAGCTGCCTGTAGTCTTCTCTAGCATGTAGCGTGTACAGTATccgttgtttttctttttctctcttgtctGAAATCACATGCAGATATTTATTCCTCATTTGTCACAAACGACAACTCACACTCTGTGATCTGTTCTGCTGAATATatctttgtacatttttgaattCACGAGGGGAGATTAATTCACGGTGAATGAATCGGTGGGAGAATTATTGAATTAAGAGAAATGTTCAAAGCATTGTCTTTCGGTGACTCGACCATGGTGTTGAAAAGTTTGAATGTGACCCGCTTACAGTGTGGTCATTTGTTGAGATCGTGGCACTCTTCCATAATGCTGAAATTGCTGTGACCTCCTCAGGGTTGTGGTTTTAGACATATGGCCGAGTCTGCAGTTTCTACTGTTGTCTTCCCAGATGGAGTCAGGTCGTGCATGAAAACGCAGATCTTTATTATATATCTCTGATTCAGTCGTTTGACCTACGTTTTCGACTGACAAATCATATCCATAGTTTACGTTAGTGAAGTTGTGAGACCTCACAATGTCAACGCACGACACCTTAAACCTCATACCAACGCTTTGCTGAGTTCAGCTTCCTGTCTTTTAGTTTGACAGAAGGTTTGCTTCGAcagatttaattatttgttctttatagTAATGCATCCTTTTGGCATTACAAACAGGAAATGGGGCGACACTTGAACACAGCAGTCTATACTTCTCTTAATTCTCTCCCTGCTTCATATTTTAGTAAGTTTGGCAGACAGTTTGGCGTCTAACTAAACGGCAACAGAATAACTAGACAGTGAGACCACAGAGCTGAAGGCGACTGCACTTTAACCACCAAATTTCTCCATTTTAACTCCTGCTTTCAAAATGACCAAAGACAGATGTTCCAACTTTAACTGATAATTTTATCTATCTCGGTTCTTGATCTCTTGAAAACTTCATCCTGTTCTAATAAATCGACAGACCCTGAGCTTGCCCCTGAAAGGAAACTTAAAAACTGGCCTGGTAGTCTAAACACTGTGCCTCTGTGTCTCAAACTTTGCCTCGAAACTAACCTGACAATGAGCGCTGGGGAAAGCACTGACCATGTGACTGTCAGTTTGTtaaattataatgataaaaaaaacctaaactgtaaatatgaattgtcatttttgtgaattttttctctctctcacgctcACTTCCAGTGTCCAAAGAAAGTTTGCTCAAGGCACAAACATCACTACTGGAGTAGTGCATGGCTTGCCATTATTTGACATGGGAAGATATAAAGAGAATATTGTAGAAAAGAGAAATTGTAAAAGTTAAATTTATTCCTATTTTCaaagataaatgtataaattataACAGTATTGGTTACAGCTGTATATTATTTTTGAAGATCCCCTAATGATCTAATCCTAATTGTTACTGGGGAAATATAATTTCAGTCATTGTAAAAAGAGAACAATTTAAAGGTAAGCAGTGAAAGTAagattagaaaaaataaatggaataaaatgatCCTGTGTGTGGTTGCCT from Anoplopoma fimbria isolate UVic2021 breed Golden Eagle Sablefish chromosome 5, Afim_UVic_2022, whole genome shotgun sequence carries:
- the rab11fip3 gene encoding rab11 family-interacting protein 3 — encoded protein: MVLGMVASPLGPASPLDAAFIMQNEVTDSAYLGSESTYSECETFTDEDTGALVPPEMHEEVETDSGIEATLHDPEDGGNRFSLNSELHNHSLVAVIGGEEEHFEDFGESNTSELLLESSIEGTEGEGDSPLPQTPEQLNGSSLLSPSAGKRLSSKKVARHLLQNSSMTLDTMSDLTRDILELADNDITDKVLLLERRVAELEKESESSGEQHTRLRQENLHLVHRANALEEQLKEQEVQADEQLQQETRRHKEALIKLERERGLELENLQARLQQLDEENSELRSCVPCLRANIERLEEEKRKLQDETEAMSDKLQEETESRRKMADKLSHERHQSQKEKECTQELIEDLRKQLEHLQLYKLEAEAKRGRTPGAGLQEYQTRTREAELEQEIKRLKQDNRSLKEQNDELNGQIINLSIQGAKNLMSASFSDSLAAEINNVSRVELMEAVHKQEEINYRLQDYIDKIIVAIMECNPSILEVK